A region of Lichenibacterium dinghuense DNA encodes the following proteins:
- a CDS encoding GtrA family protein: protein MKLAAGEAGTLGRLVVTGGTAALLFTACAVALRAGAGLPPFAASALAYLVAFAFAYTTQRRWTFGGRHSHGHAFPRYLAAQAACLLLSAALAQVLGAVWGASPLVMACATSVAVSAVSFALSRFWVFADRGAAPEQRQAQPGAEGR from the coding sequence GTGAAGCTCGCCGCGGGGGAGGCGGGGACGCTCGGCCGGCTCGTCGTGACGGGCGGGACGGCGGCCCTGCTCTTCACGGCCTGCGCCGTCGCGCTGCGGGCCGGGGCCGGCCTGCCGCCCTTCGCGGCCAGCGCCCTGGCCTACCTCGTCGCCTTCGCCTTCGCCTACACGACGCAGCGCCGCTGGACCTTCGGCGGCCGGCACAGCCACGGCCACGCCTTCCCGCGCTACCTCGCGGCGCAGGCCGCCTGCCTGCTGCTGTCCGCCGCGCTCGCGCAGGTCCTGGGCGCGGTCTGGGGCGCCTCGCCGCTCGTCATGGCCTGCGCGACCAGCGTCGCCGTCAGCGCGGTCAGTTTCGCCCTGTCACGGTTCTGGGTCTTCGCCGACCGCGGGGCCGCGCCGGAGCAGCGACAGGCCCAGCCCGGCGCCGAGGGCCGCTGA